DNA from Rhodothermales bacterium:
AAGTTGTCAGCCGCCCACTGGTAGGCGCCCTGGAAATGGTAATTCCACGCCAGGCCGTACAGCGCGTTTCGGTAGTAGGGGCTGTCCGGACTGTTTTCGGTGAAGCGCCGGTAGTGCACAATAGCGAGGTCGCTGTTGCGCAGCTGGTTGTACGACTCCGCCAGTAAGAAATGACCTCGGTCCTGCGAGTAACTGTCGAGGTTCGGCATCCGCCGGTTCACTTCGTCGATCGCGCGCTGGTATTCGCCCTGCTCGTAATAGACCTCGGCGAGGGCCAGCCCGAGACCCTGGGTGTACGTCGAGTTCGGGTACCGCGCCGTCAGTAACTCGAAGAACCGCGCGGCGGCCTCCGGGTCGCCCTGTTCGATTTGCAGCGTCGCGATGGCGTAGAGGGCGATGGGCGCCGTCGTCGTCTCCGGATATTCGAGCGCCGCACGCTCATAATACCGGATCGCCTCGGGCATGTTGTTCAGATGCGTGGCCGATTCGCCCATCCAGTAAAGCGCCTTGGCGGCAACTTCATCCGGCGGGGACTGTTGAATAACCCGTGCCAGCGTCGTGATCGCCCGGTCGTAGTTGCCTTCCGCGTAATAATACGTCCCCAGCGCCAATCGCGCGTCATACGAAAGGGGATGGGAGGGATATTGATCCTCAAAAAGGGTGAACAGGGCGATGGCCTGCTCCTCGCGGCCCACGATCAGCGCGGACTCGGCCTGGTAATACAACGCTTCCGGCGTGCTGATGTGGTGCGGGTACCGGGTGCGAAAGTCCTCAAACGCATCGATCGCCTGCACATACAACTGATCCGCATACAGCTTGAAGGCTTCGGAGTAGACCCGCTCGGGTGTCGCGGGCGCAAACTGAGCCGAAGCCGGCAAACAGAAGGTCAGCGTCAGGATAAGGAGGCCGGGGAGCCATCGAGCCGGGACAGTCGTCGAAGGGCGATTGGCAGTTAGCATGTAGACGAGCAGGATATAGCGGGGATTCCGGTATCTTCTATGGATAGCGTTCGGAATATACATCCGAGCCAAACTAGAGACGACCATGAAAAAAACAAAGCAAGCATACGAGCCGCAGACGACGCGGCCGGCCCCCGGTGAGAAGCCCGGCATCGTGCCAGAGGCTTCCGTACGAAGCGACGAAAAACAACCGGAGGATGAGGCCGTCCTCGAGGCGATCCTCGACGACGCCACCCGCTGGGTGCGGGCGAATCAGACCGTCGCGCTGCTTGGCGCGTTTGGTATAGGCGTGTTTCTTGGCGTGTTGCTCCGCAAATAGCGTAGTTGCGGTATGGCACATGATAAGAATCTCCGGTAAAGCAGTTCCCTTTCCCCCCAATCGAACTTAAACTCACGATCATGAACGACCTCCATAGCAATACATCGCCTTCCGAAGAACCACAAGAAACCATCACCCAGGAAGCGACGGCGCGCGCCAGGGCGCTGCTCGATGAAGCCCGCTCAGCTTACGCCCGCGCCCGCCAGGACTTGAGCGAGGCCACGGAGCGGTTGCGCGGCGAAATTCGGGACTTTGACGCACGTGAAGCCGGCGAATCGGCTCGTCAGTGGGTCCGCGAAAATCCGGGGTTTTCCCTGCTCCTCGCGGCCGGCGCCGGCGTCCTTCTCGGCAAAGTCCTGACGGACGCCCTCCACAAAGACCCGCCCACGTTCACGGAACGTCTCCAGCGCCGTGCCGGCCGGTTTACGTCGGAAGCCCGTCGCATGGCCGATCATGCGGCCGACCGCGCTGCCCGCCAGTTGGCGGAATCGAGCGACTATGCCGTCTCCCGCGCCCGCACGCTCGGTGGCCGGGTCCACGAGCAGGCCGGCGACCTCTCGTCCGAACTGGCCCGTCAGGCTTCCGAACGAGGCGCCGATAGCCTGCGCCGCGCCAGCGATTGGATCGCCTCCCTCTCGGAGTCCGCCCAGAATGCCACCCACTCGCTCCAACATGCGGCACGCGAAGCGTCGGCGGCCGTCGCCCAACGCGTACCCGCTCATAGCTCGCTCCGCGATGGACTTCAGAAAGCCGTGCAGACCATCATGGGCGTCATCGCATTCAAGAAGGTGTCGGATTGGATCAAGGAACGCTATTGATGGGTTTGCTGGCCGGTTGCGGGGATCGTCCCCGCCTTGTTACACATGGACCGCCGGCTAACGGGCCTCGCCAACGCGTCGTCACGGGCTGGAGAGCAGGGCTGACCCTTGAGTATCCTGGCTATCGGAACCGTCGCGTTCGACTCCATCGAAACCCCCACCGGGTCGGCTGACCGCGTCCTGGGGGGAAGCGCTACCTACATCACCCTGGCAGCGCGCTTTTTCTGCGAGCCGGTCCGCCTCGTCGGTGTCGTCGGGGCGGACTTTCCCGCACCCTATATTGAGTCCTTGCGGAGATGCGGGATCGATCTGGACGGCCTGGAGGTCGACCCAGACGGGGCGACCTTTGCCTGGGCCGGCCGGTACCATGCGGACATGAACGGCCGCGATACCCTCGCCACCCACCTCAACGTCCTCCAGACGTTTTCTCCGATATTGCCGGCGCGCTTCCGCGATAGCCGCATCGTCTGCCTGGGCAACCTCGACCCCTCCATCCAGATGCAGGTGCTCGACCAGATGGATGCGCCGGAACTGGTCATCTGCGACACGATGAACTTCTGGATCGATCACACGCCGGAAGCCCTCGAGGCGCTCCTCGGCCGGATCGACTGCCTGATGATCAACGACGAGGAAGCCCGTCAGCTGGCCGGCGAATCCAACCTGATGCTCGCCGCTCGCGCCATCATGGCGAAAGGTCCCCGGATCCTGGTGATCAAGAAAGGCGAACACGGCGCCATCGTGCTGGACGAAACATCGGTCTTTGCTTTCCCGGCCTTCCCCCTCGAACACATCCAGGATCCCACCGGCGCCGGCGATACCTTTATGGGGGGCTTTGCCGGCTATCTCACACGCCATACCACCTTCACGAGCGACAGCATCCGTCGCGCTATCATGTACGGCAGTGCGCTAGCCTCCTTCACGGTCGAGCGCTTCGGGCCCGAACGCCTCCTCCACCTCCGCCCGGAGGAAATCAACGAGCGCATGGCCGCCTACCGACGAATCACCCATCTGCCGGATGTCCAACCCCTTACCTGGACCAACGGATCATACCACGGATAGGAGCGTGCGCGCGTGTACGATCCACGTCCCTTCGATCACCCCCTGTTCCACGCCCAGGATCGCCGATACGGTGCGAACATCCGCTCGTCCCCACCGCGCCACCTGCTCGACCGATGTGTAGCCAAGGTCGTTCAGCGCGTGCTGCAACCGGGCGTCCAGGCCCGGAATCTCGGCTAGCGTATGGCCCGCCGACGCCTGCGATGATTCCATCATATAAAAGGATAATGGCCGAAATTCCGGCATCGAATCCCCCGAAATCGTGACCGGCCGGCTGAACGATGTGGTCGCGTTCACCGTGTACGCCGGACGCACGGCCTCACGGACCGCTTGCCGCTCCTGCCGGCGTTGCTCCAATGCCGCTTTTTTACGCTCCACAGAGCGGGCTCTCAAATAGAAAAAGACGATCACTACGCTGGCGATTCCCAGCGGTATCGCTACAGCTGTAGAAAGGAGGGCAAATAAAGACATGCTCACTGGAATGCTGTGTTTTGGATTCCAAGCGGGATCAAGATCGGGGAATGCGTTCCGCTCAACGGGCAAACCCTGCCGCTTCGCGCGCGCCATGGCGGCGCGAGAACGGACTCCGTACTGGATTCAAGGACCGATGTATGCCGGCCTATTCGGCCGATGAACAGGGCGCGCGGCCCGGTTTCTGAACCCGGGAAGAAATACCGCTTCCGGTCATGCGACACACTTCGTGCCGTGACAACTCGGGGGCACTCCATACGATGACCGCTCGCGGACATTCGTATCCGTACGTCACGGCCGACCCGTTCATGCCACGTAACGTACGGTGCGCCGATGGAATCTTCGGTAAGTTCAAGCTTAAATCAGATGCGCCAATTGCGCAAGTGTGCACGCGTGAATTAGCCACAGCTCCATACCGTTTCTGCCGATCGCTATCCGCCAATCGCTATCTTTCGCCGGCACGCGCAACGCACTCGCTATCACATACACTCTGGGGATTGGATCATGGCCACTGGCACCGTTCGGCTCATCAACGCCGTATTTTACGCCCATCACGGGGTAATGCAGGAAGAACACCGCATCGGAGGTCGGTATGAAGTCGATGTCTCGATGGAACTGGATATCGAAGCCGCCGCCCGCGAAGACAATCTGGCGAAGACGGTGGATTACGAAGCCGTCTACCGACTCGTTCAGCGGATCGTTACCGAAAACCGGTTTTACCTCATCGAAAAACTGGCGTTTTTGATCGGAGAAGAGGTGCTGACATCCTACGGATTTATCGACGCCGTCGAAGTCGTCGTCCGCAAGCCGAACCCGCCCGTGGGAGGCACCTGCGACCGCGCCGAGGCCTGTTACCGACGCCAGCGAGCTGCGTGAGCCGATGACGAAGCCGACAAAAGACCTCCTCGTGGATCGCGACCTGAGCTGGCTTGCGTTTAACGAGCGGGTGCTGCAGGAAGCCGCCGACGTACGGGTGCCGCTCGTGCAACGCCTCCATTTTCTCGCGATCTACTCCTCGAACCTCGATGAGTTTTTTCGCGTGCGTGTAGCCTCGCTACGGAGTCTTGTGCGTCTCAAGCCGAAGCGGGCGGTGGCGCTGGGCATCGCGCCGGCGCGGCGGCTGCGCGACATCAATCAGATCGTTCTCCGCCAGCAGGAGACCTTTGGCCGGATCCTCCGCGATACCCTGCTGCCGGCGCTGGCCGAACAGGGCCTCGTCCTCCTGCAGCCTTCAGAGGGTTCGGCCGAGACGCTCGCCGCGTTGCAGACCTACTTCTCGGAAGTCGTCCGCCCCCATCTGCAGCCGACACTCCTCGGCGAAGAGACCGGCGACTTGACGCTTAAGAACCGGACCTCCTACCTCGTCACGGAACTCTGGGGCGACGGCGACGAGCCGCTTCACGGCGTGCTCGAAGTGCCGGCGCCGCCGCTCGATCGCTTTATCCTCCTCCCCGAAAGCGGGGGGTCACAGGGCGTCGTGTTCCTGGACGACCTGCTCCGTCGCCACGTCCCCGCCCTCTACCCGGGCTACTCCGTCGGGCAGACGTTTGCCGTCAAGCTCTCGCGCGACGCCGAGTTGTATCTGGACGACGAGTACGCCGGCGACCTCGTCGAGGCCATCCGCAAAAGCCTCGGCCGCCGTGAATCCGGCGCCCCTTGCCGGTTCCTTTACGACCCGGCCATGCCGTTCGCGCTCGCGAACCGACTCAAGGAACGCCTGGCGCTCGACGACGAGGACATGGTGCCGGGCGGGCGTTACCACAATCTGCACGACCTCTTCGCCTTTCCGACCGCCGGCCGGGCCGGCCTCCTCTACGAGCCGCAACCTCCTCATCCCGTGCCCGCGCTGGACGCCGCGCCCAGTCTTATGGCCGCGATCGAAGCAGGGGATCGGATGCTGCATATGCCGTATCAGTCCTACACGTATGTCGTCCGTTTTTTCCAGGAAGCGGCCACCGATCCGACCGTCGACGCCATCTGGGTGTCGCTGTATCGCCTCGCCTCGGATTCGGCCATTGCGCGGGCGCTCATCGACGCGCGACACCGGGGCAAGGAAGTGACGGCGTTTGTGGAGATCAAGGCTCGGTTCGACGAAGCCGCGAACCTGCACTGGGCCGATCGGATGGAGGCGGCCGGCGTACGCGTGCTCTACAGCCTGCCTGGACTAAAAGTCCACGCCAAAATCGCCCTGATCCGCCGCCGCATCGACGGTGAAACACACCTTCAGGCCTACCTCGGCACGGGCAACTTCAACGAAAAGACGGCGCGCCTTTATGTGGATGAAGGACTGTTTACCGCGGACCCGCGCCTCACCCGCGACGTACGCCTCGTGTTCAGCTACCTGGAGGGGAAGAAAAAACGGCCCAAACTCGATCATCTGCTCGTAGCCCCGTTTGCGCTTCGCAACGGACTCTACCGGTTGATCGATCGGGAAATCGAACATGCCGGCGCCGGACTTCCCTCGGGCATCATCCTCAAGCTGAATAGCCTGGAAGACGCAGACATCATCGCTCGGCTCTACGCCGCGAGCCGAGCCGGCGTCCCGATTCGCATCGTCGTCCGAGGGATCTGCCGGCTCGTGCCGGGTGTGCCCGGGCAGAGTGAGACGATTGTCGTCACGAGCATCGTCGACCGCTACCTGGAACACGCCCGCCTATTCGTGTTCCACAACGCCGGCGACGAGGCGTATTACCTCGCCTCGGCGGACTGGATGGAGCGCAACCTGAGCCGGCGCGTGGAAGTCGCCTTCCCGGTCTACGACCCCGCGCTCCGTCGCGAACTGCGCACGGTACTCGACTTCCAGCTGGCCGACTCGGTCAAGGCGCGAATCGTCGACGCCGGCCAGACGAACGCCTACGTCGCCAACGCCAATCCCCCCGTCCGCGCCCAGTATGCGTGCTACGCCTGGCTTACACCGCCAGCGTCGCCCACGGCCCCGTGATCGCGAGCGTGAGGCCGTCGGTCTGGACGTTCACGAACAGCGTCGATCCATCCGGTGAAAACACCGAGCCGGCCAGTTCGGACTCACTCGCCACGTTGGTCGCGAACCGAATGACGTCGCCGGCCGGGGTGATGCGCAGCAGGTGCTGGCTGCCCGGCCCGTCTTCGCACACCACGAGGTCGCCCCAGGGCGCAACGGTCAGGTTGTCGGCGTTTTCGATGATCGAGCCGTCATTGGGCTCGACAAAGAGGGCGAGCGTCGCCGGCTGTTCGGGCTCTCGGTGCGTCCCTTCAAAGGGGCTCGGGACGTATTTCCAGATCTGCCCTTTTTTCTCCCGCCCGCCGTTGGTGCACGCGAAATAGACCGTTCCGCTGGCGTACCACATGCCCTCGCCGCGCGCGAACCGCGCCGCGCCGGCGGCGGAGCCGCGCGTCCGCAGGTCGTCTTCCGGCGCCTCGACATTGTCCAGATCAATCCAGCGGACGGCCATGGGCGCGTTGCGCTGCACCGGCGCCCCGCCCTCCTCCCAATTTCGAGTGTCCAGCGAAGGTTGGTCGACAACCACCAGCGCCTGAAGCCGGCCGCCGCGGTCGAGGCGGCCAGGCTCGGTCGGGATAAACCGGTAGATGAGCCCGTCATGACGGTCCTCCGTCTGGTAGACGACGCCGCTGGCGGGGTCGACGGCGATCGCCTCGTGGTTGAAGCGGCCCATGGCCTTGAGCGGCACGGGAGGCGTGAGGCGCGGCGTGGCCGAGGCCGGCACCTCGAAGTTGTAGCCGTGGTCTTTTTCGTTGACATCGCCGGCGCGTTCGACGGTCTCTTCGCACGTGATCCAGCTGTTCCAGGGCGTCGGGCCGCCGGCGCAGTTGCGCTGGGTGCCGGCCAGGGAGAGGTACTCGCGCACGACGGTCTGCGTCCGCGTGTCGAAGACGAGCGTCGACGTTCCGCCCAGCGAGGGCTTCGCGCCGAAGCCAGCGTCGTACACCAGGGCCGGGTCGATCTGAGAGAACCGGGCGTTGCCGGCCCCATAGGCGCCTTCGCCTGGCGTGAGGGCCGTTTCGTGGTTGCGTAATAGAATCGTCAGGCCGCCTGGCCCCGGGAACGCCGCCATGCCATCGGGCCGTGCCGGGACGACGAATCCGTCCGCCATGGGGTCCCCGGCGCGGGAAATCACCTGGTAGGAAAAGCCGGGGGGAAGATCGAGGATCTGCCGCGGATCGGGCGTCAGCGAGGGGTTGTAGCGGCGGGACTCGGCGGCCAGAAGGGGATCGAACAACCGATGTAGGCCGGCGAAACCCAGCGAAACGGCGCCGGCCTGACGCAGAAAATATCGGCGAGAGCTCATGAAAGCAGAAGAAGGGGTGGATGAAGTTCCGTGCGAATGGTATCCTGAAGCAGGGCGGTGTCGCGCAATATACGATGACTCGCGCCCCACTCGCATGAGGAGTGCATGAGCGTTTTCATCTATAATCAAAGCTTAATCCTATGCCCCGGCTACGACCCACGGCCAGCGGCGTGTACGGACTGGATTTCCTACGCCATCGCCTACCCATCGTCCTCGCCAGTGTGGTGCTGGCGGCTCCTTACGCCGGCGTGAGCCAGGCCCAGCCGGCGCCGCTGCACCGGGCCCACGCGCACAACGACTACGAGCATCCACGCCCACTCCTCGATGCGCTGGACCTCGGTTTTACGAGTATCGAGGTGGATGTCCACGAACGGGACGGTGCCCTGCTTGTCGGCCACGATGCCGAGGACGTGCGCGCGGACCGCAGCCTCGGCTCCCTCTACCTGGATCCAATCGCCGCCCGCGCCGCCACCCACGGGGGCCGGCTGTTCACCGACACGACCTCCCTGCAGTTGCTGGTGGACTTCAAAACCGATGCGGAATCGACGTATCGCGTGCTCGAGCAGGTTCTGGCCGGATATCGCCACCTCCTCACGCGCTACGAAGACGGCGTGGTGTACGCCGGCCTCGTCACCGTCGTCGTTTCGGGCAACCGCCCCCGGGAGACGATGCGGCGGCAGGCGGTCCGCTATGCGTTTTACGACGGTCGGATCGACGATCTGGGGACCACGCCGCCGGAGTCGGCGACGTTTATGCCGCTCGTGAGCGCCAGCTGGCAAAGTGTGGCGCCGTTTTCAGGCGCATCCGTACCGCCGCCCAGCGTCCGCCGGCGCATCCGAGGCCTCGTTGAACAGGCGCACAGCCAGGGCAAAAAAGTACGCTTCTGGGCCACGCCGGAATCCGAAGCGTTGTGGGTGTTTCTGTACCGCGCCGGCGTGGACTATATCAACACGGATCGTCTGGCCGACCTCGAAGCGTTCCTTCGGTCGCGGTGATGGGGCTGTAGTGACAGGCGATCAATACAAAAAGCCGAACGAAAGGGTGAATACGCCCTGTTCCGGGGACACGCCGTACGTACTCGAAAGCACGACCGCATCGAACATATCCACCCAGAGCCCGCCGCCGTATCCGGGATGCCAAAGCCTGCCCACGTGCGCATCCACCTCGGTCCACACCCGCCCCACGTCGAAGAAGCCGAGCGCCCCGAGGCTACCCATCGCAACGTAGGTGGAGAAATCCAGCAGCTTGACGCGGAGTTCGGTATTGGCGTAGGCGCTGGTGCGGCCGGCAAACCGATGGCTCCGCCAGCCGCGCACGGTGCCGCTTCCGCCGATCGTATTCGCCTCGTAAAACGGGAAGTCGCCGATGGTGTGTGCGGCTCCGACTCGAGTAGCCAGGGTGACCTGGGGGGATAGGGAGGGGGAGTAATAGATCGTAAGAGCGGTTGAGAGCCGGGTAAAGGGCTTTTCGTCGCGCAGGACGCCGGCGCTCACCCGGGCGTCTGTCACCCAGCGTAGGCCCTGCCGGGGGTTGATGGCGCGATCCGTTTGTTCGATATCCAGCACGGCATCAACGCCGACATGTACCTGATCCTGGTTTTCATCGCTATCCAGCCCGAATTGCGTGAAGAAATCGCCGGAGGAGTCCTCGATTTCTGTGTAACGCAGGTGACCACCCACCGACACCCGGGCGCCGGGATTGCCAAAAACGAATGCCGGCGCGAGCGTGGCCTGCTCGAAGCGGGCCTGATAAAACCGGTCATCCGGCTGGATCCTCGGTGTGGCGTTCCCGAGGCCGAAGAAGTTGCGGATGTTGCGCGGCGAGCGGACGGTGGCCTCGAGCGCGATGTCGACGCTGTTGATGATGTCGACGAAGTGACCCTCATACACCACGTTGTAGGCGCCTGTGCGTGCGGCGGCGTTCGCCACGAACCGATGGTTGGCGGCGTACGGCGTTTTCCGGAAGCCATGGAGCTGAAGCATCATCCCGCCGCCGACATAGAGCCCGTCATCGTCGTTGTAGCCGAAATACACTTGCGGCAGTTTCGCGTTGTATTGAAAGCCCAGCGGGTTATAGGCGTTTACGGCGGGGTCGTCCGAGCGGACGATGCGTGAGCTCGGGCCGGCCGTGGCGACGGGCGCATTGGTCCGCGTGTCGTAGAAGATGGCCTTGTCGCCACCCATATGCACGAGCGAGCGGTCCACAAACGTATCGTCCCCTTCACCGCCCACCACCCGTATGGCGATGCTCGTCCCCACCTCGCCGGCGAACATGAACCGGTCGTCGCCGTCGAGTCCGTACAGCACCACCTCGCTGGTCTCGCTCCGGTGGAACGTCCGGCGGTACATCTCCGAGCGTTGCTCGCCCTCCTGAGTGATTTTGTAGACGACGATCTCGGTGGTCTCGTTGTCGATTCGGTTGACCTCGAATTGCTCGTGTTTGAGCGAACCGAAGAGATCGACCCGGCGGGAAGCGATCCGGTAGAACGCCTCGGCGGCGGCCGGCAGACGGTCTCGCCGTTTTTTGAGGGTCTCGACAAGCGCTGGGCCGTGGAAGTCGATCACGGCCTGCGGAAGAGCGGCGATACCGGCCTCGATGACCGCGTCGGTGAGGGCGGTCTGGATGACCGCCGCCTGTTCGATCCATACGGACCGATCGGCCGGGCCGGCGAGCCGGCGATCCTGCGGCAGACCATTCAGCGTTAGCCCCTTCAGGTTGCCAAAGTCGTCCTCGAACGGCTGGAATTTGGGGTCGAAACCGATCCGAACGAGAGTCGGGAGCACGCCATCGAACCGGTTGAATGCCCAGTCGCGGTCTTTGGGGACGGGCCGGTAGAGCTTGCCCTGGCCGTCCGAATCGTCGAACTCGGCCCAGAGCCACTGGTTTTTGTGCCGGTCCCAGTCGCTGAGCAACATATCGAACAGCCGGGCGCGGACGAACGCCTCGACATCGATCCGGTTGTCGTTGTCTTCTTCGATCTCCTCATACATCTTCTCGACGCTCA
Protein-coding regions in this window:
- a CDS encoding PfkB family carbohydrate kinase, with amino-acid sequence MSILAIGTVAFDSIETPTGSADRVLGGSATYITLAARFFCEPVRLVGVVGADFPAPYIESLRRCGIDLDGLEVDPDGATFAWAGRYHADMNGRDTLATHLNVLQTFSPILPARFRDSRIVCLGNLDPSIQMQVLDQMDAPELVICDTMNFWIDHTPEALEALLGRIDCLMINDEEARQLAGESNLMLAARAIMAKGPRILVIKKGEHGAIVLDETSVFAFPAFPLEHIQDPTGAGDTFMGGFAGYLTRHTTFTSDSIRRAIMYGSALASFTVERFGPERLLHLRPEEINERMAAYRRITHLPDVQPLTWTNGSYHG
- the folB gene encoding dihydroneopterin aldolase, whose product is MATGTVRLINAVFYAHHGVMQEEHRIGGRYEVDVSMELDIEAAAREDNLAKTVDYEAVYRLVQRIVTENRFYLIEKLAFLIGEEVLTSYGFIDAVEVVVRKPNPPVGGTCDRAEACYRRQRAA
- the ppk1 gene encoding polyphosphate kinase 1, producing the protein MTKPTKDLLVDRDLSWLAFNERVLQEAADVRVPLVQRLHFLAIYSSNLDEFFRVRVASLRSLVRLKPKRAVALGIAPARRLRDINQIVLRQQETFGRILRDTLLPALAEQGLVLLQPSEGSAETLAALQTYFSEVVRPHLQPTLLGEETGDLTLKNRTSYLVTELWGDGDEPLHGVLEVPAPPLDRFILLPESGGSQGVVFLDDLLRRHVPALYPGYSVGQTFAVKLSRDAELYLDDEYAGDLVEAIRKSLGRRESGAPCRFLYDPAMPFALANRLKERLALDDEDMVPGGRYHNLHDLFAFPTAGRAGLLYEPQPPHPVPALDAAPSLMAAIEAGDRMLHMPYQSYTYVVRFFQEAATDPTVDAIWVSLYRLASDSAIARALIDARHRGKEVTAFVEIKARFDEAANLHWADRMEAAGVRVLYSLPGLKVHAKIALIRRRIDGETHLQAYLGTGNFNEKTARLYVDEGLFTADPRLTRDVRLVFSYLEGKKKRPKLDHLLVAPFALRNGLYRLIDREIEHAGAGLPSGIILKLNSLEDADIIARLYAASRAGVPIRIVVRGICRLVPGVPGQSETIVVTSIVDRYLEHARLFVFHNAGDEAYYLASADWMERNLSRRVEVAFPVYDPALRRELRTVLDFQLADSVKARIVDAGQTNAYVANANPPVRAQYACYAWLTPPASPTAP
- a CDS encoding DUF839 domain-containing protein; amino-acid sequence: MSSRRYFLRQAGAVSLGFAGLHRLFDPLLAAESRRYNPSLTPDPRQILDLPPGFSYQVISRAGDPMADGFVVPARPDGMAAFPGPGGLTILLRNHETALTPGEGAYGAGNARFSQIDPALVYDAGFGAKPSLGGTSTLVFDTRTQTVVREYLSLAGTQRNCAGGPTPWNSWITCEETVERAGDVNEKDHGYNFEVPASATPRLTPPVPLKAMGRFNHEAIAVDPASGVVYQTEDRHDGLIYRFIPTEPGRLDRGGRLQALVVVDQPSLDTRNWEEGGAPVQRNAPMAVRWIDLDNVEAPEDDLRTRGSAAGAARFARGEGMWYASGTVYFACTNGGREKKGQIWKYVPSPFEGTHREPEQPATLALFVEPNDGSIIENADNLTVAPWGDLVVCEDGPGSQHLLRITPAGDVIRFATNVASESELAGSVFSPDGSTLFVNVQTDGLTLAITGPWATLAV
- a CDS encoding phosphatidylinositol-specific phospholipase C/glycerophosphodiester phosphodiesterase family protein, with the protein product MPRLRPTASGVYGLDFLRHRLPIVLASVVLAAPYAGVSQAQPAPLHRAHAHNDYEHPRPLLDALDLGFTSIEVDVHERDGALLVGHDAEDVRADRSLGSLYLDPIAARAATHGGRLFTDTTSLQLLVDFKTDAESTYRVLEQVLAGYRHLLTRYEDGVVYAGLVTVVVSGNRPRETMRRQAVRYAFYDGRIDDLGTTPPESATFMPLVSASWQSVAPFSGASVPPPSVRRRIRGLVEQAHSQGKKVRFWATPESEALWVFLYRAGVDYINTDRLADLEAFLRSR
- a CDS encoding BamA/TamA family outer membrane protein, which gives rise to MSTVIHAGIGLLLLLVSSCSASRPFVASTYEGWETLLPPPDTQLAYRVFLIGDAGSPAREGYKDPLPLLLSRMEAAGEHSAVVFLGDTIYCCGLPDSSDPGRATAEARLRRQLDAVRAHPGRVVFIPGNHDWNNSAPGGLATLRRQEAYVEAYLDRGNVFLPDDGFPGPAVVELTPEITLVALDTEWWLTEEGRPTGDAGDYDVEEEGDVLLQLSETVAEHNDRHVLVVGHHPLYSNGSHAGRFPLKTHLFPLTALWKNAYLPLPLVGSLYPLFIRVFGSRQDLAHPAYRALRTGLERSFGEHESVIYASGHEHSLQYFKGMLHDFIVSGGGARPEFVARGGQAGFAHSNTGFVTLHYYSDGSVWMEFLEPDAPDDSVVFRTEIQGPTREAVDPGVPSAEATSYPDYTDSTQTLAANPNYKKGPLHELLLGRHNRDVWALPVTVPYLDLGREAGGLTPMKRGGGMQTFSLRLLGADGREYSLRSIDKDPSVSLPPALRETVARDIVQDQIASIHPYGAFAIPPLARAAGVYHSEPRLVFVPDDPRLGVFRETFGNQLMMFELRPDEDMSDYPNVGSSEDVVSVEKMYEEIEEDNDNRIDVEAFVRARLFDMLLSDWDRHKNQWLWAEFDDSDGQGKLYRPVPKDRDWAFNRFDGVLPTLVRIGFDPKFQPFEDDFGNLKGLTLNGLPQDRRLAGPADRSVWIEQAAVIQTALTDAVIEAGIAALPQAVIDFHGPALVETLKKRRDRLPAAAEAFYRIASRRVDLFGSLKHEQFEVNRIDNETTEIVVYKITQEGEQRSEMYRRTFHRSETSEVVLYGLDGDDRFMFAGEVGTSIAIRVVGGEGDDTFVDRSLVHMGGDKAIFYDTRTNAPVATAGPSSRIVRSDDPAVNAYNPLGFQYNAKLPQVYFGYNDDDGLYVGGGMMLQLHGFRKTPYAANHRFVANAAARTGAYNVVYEGHFVDIINSVDIALEATVRSPRNIRNFFGLGNATPRIQPDDRFYQARFEQATLAPAFVFGNPGARVSVGGHLRYTEIEDSSGDFFTQFGLDSDENQDQVHVGVDAVLDIEQTDRAINPRQGLRWVTDARVSAGVLRDEKPFTRLSTALTIYYSPSLSPQVTLATRVGAAHTIGDFPFYEANTIGGSGTVRGWRSHRFAGRTSAYANTELRVKLLDFSTYVAMGSLGALGFFDVGRVWTEVDAHVGRLWHPGYGGGLWVDMFDAVVLSSTYGVSPEQGVFTLSFGFLY